One window from the genome of Chrysemys picta bellii isolate R12L10 chromosome 15, ASM1138683v2, whole genome shotgun sequence encodes:
- the RNF34 gene encoding E3 ubiquitin-protein ligase RNF34 isoform X1 has translation MKAGATSMWASCCGLLNEVMGTGAVRGQQPGFGGGTGPFRFAPNTDFSAYPSSGANIVCKACGLSFSVFRKKHVCCDCKKDFCSVCSVLQENLRRCSTCHLLQETAFQRPQLMRLKVKDLRQYLILRNIPTDTCREKEDLVDLVLCHHGLGSEDTDTSSLHSSRSQTSSFFTHPFSLSVSVSSSQEITNRRGSTENGTPVQGQSGMPSSNNEEEEEENAEEQTPSMSRKRARASLSDISSLEDIEGLSVRQLKEILARNFVNYSGCCEKWELVEKVSKLYRESEENHRTQGEKMQLTENDDNLCRICMDAVIDCVLLECGHMVTCTKCGKRMSECPICRQYVVRAVHVFKS, from the exons GCAGGAGCCACATCCATGTGGGCTTCCTGCTGTGGGTTGCTGAATGAAGTCATGGGTACCGGAGCTGTCCGTGGCCAACagccaggatttgggggaggTACTGGCCCATTCAGATTTGCACCAAATACAGACTTCTCAGCATATCCATCTTCAGGAGCCAATATAGTCTGCAAAGCCTGTGggctttcattttcagtttttaggaAAAAG CATGTGTGTTGTGACTGCAAGAAGGATTTTTGCTCAGTTTGTTCAGTCTTACAAGAAAATCTCAGAAGATGCTCTACTTGTCACTTGTTACAAGAGACTGCATTTCAGCGGCCTCAGTTAATGCGATTGAAAGTCAAGGATCTGCGTCAGTATCTGATCCTTAGAAACATACCAACAGATACTTGTCGAGAAAAAGAAGACTTGGTGGATCTTGTACTCTGCCATCATGGATTAGGTTCTGAGGATACAGACACTAGTAGCTTGCATTCTTCAAGGTCACAGACTTCTAGTTTTTTTACACATCCATTTTCTCTGTCTGTATCAGTGTCGTCCTCTCAAGAAATTACAAATAGAAGAGGAAGCACAGAAAATGGAACACCTGTACAG GGACAAAGTGGAATGCCTTCTTCAAataatgaagaagaagaagaagaaaacgcAGAAGAGCAG ACCCCTAGCATGTCCAGAAAGCGAGCAAGAGCATCATTGTCTGATATTTCAAGTCTGGAAGATATTGAAGGGTTGAGTGTTCGACAGCTGAAGGAAATACTTGCTCGAAATTTTGTCAACTATTCAGGATGCTGCGAAAAATGGGAACTTGTGGAGAAAGTGAGCAAGCTGTACAGAGAGAGTGAGGAAAATCACAGGACAC AGGGAGAGAAGATGCAACTGACTGAGAATGATGATAATCTGTGTAGGATCTGCATGGATGCAGTAATTGACTGTGTTCTTCTGGAATGTGGTCACATGGTCACTTGCACAAAGTGCGGCAAAAGAATGAGTGAGTGTCCCATCTGTAGACAGTATGTTGTACGAGCAGTGCATGTATTTAAATCTTAA
- the RNF34 gene encoding E3 ubiquitin-protein ligase RNF34 isoform X3 has product MKHVCCDCKKDFCSVCSVLQENLRRCSTCHLLQETAFQRPQLMRLKVKDLRQYLILRNIPTDTCREKEDLVDLVLCHHGLGSEDTDTSSLHSSRSQTSSFFTHPFSLSVSVSSSQEITNRRGSTENGTPVQGQSGMPSSNNEEEEEENAEEQTPSMSRKRARASLSDISSLEDIEGLSVRQLKEILARNFVNYSGCCEKWELVEKVSKLYRESEENHRTQGEKMQLTENDDNLCRICMDAVIDCVLLECGHMVTCTKCGKRMSECPICRQYVVRAVHVFKS; this is encoded by the exons CATGTGTGTTGTGACTGCAAGAAGGATTTTTGCTCAGTTTGTTCAGTCTTACAAGAAAATCTCAGAAGATGCTCTACTTGTCACTTGTTACAAGAGACTGCATTTCAGCGGCCTCAGTTAATGCGATTGAAAGTCAAGGATCTGCGTCAGTATCTGATCCTTAGAAACATACCAACAGATACTTGTCGAGAAAAAGAAGACTTGGTGGATCTTGTACTCTGCCATCATGGATTAGGTTCTGAGGATACAGACACTAGTAGCTTGCATTCTTCAAGGTCACAGACTTCTAGTTTTTTTACACATCCATTTTCTCTGTCTGTATCAGTGTCGTCCTCTCAAGAAATTACAAATAGAAGAGGAAGCACAGAAAATGGAACACCTGTACAG GGACAAAGTGGAATGCCTTCTTCAAataatgaagaagaagaagaagaaaacgcAGAAGAGCAG ACCCCTAGCATGTCCAGAAAGCGAGCAAGAGCATCATTGTCTGATATTTCAAGTCTGGAAGATATTGAAGGGTTGAGTGTTCGACAGCTGAAGGAAATACTTGCTCGAAATTTTGTCAACTATTCAGGATGCTGCGAAAAATGGGAACTTGTGGAGAAAGTGAGCAAGCTGTACAGAGAGAGTGAGGAAAATCACAGGACAC AGGGAGAGAAGATGCAACTGACTGAGAATGATGATAATCTGTGTAGGATCTGCATGGATGCAGTAATTGACTGTGTTCTTCTGGAATGTGGTCACATGGTCACTTGCACAAAGTGCGGCAAAAGAATGAGTGAGTGTCCCATCTGTAGACAGTATGTTGTACGAGCAGTGCATGTATTTAAATCTTAA
- the RNF34 gene encoding E3 ubiquitin-protein ligase RNF34 isoform X2, with amino-acid sequence MKAGATSMWASCCGLLNEVMGTGAVRGQQPGFGGGTGPFRFAPNTDFSAYPSSGANIVCKACGLSFSVFRKKHVCCDCKKDFCSVCSVLQENLRRCSTCHLLQETAFQRPQLMRLKVKDLRQYLILRNIPTDTCREKEDLVDLVLCHHGLGSEDTDTSSLHSSRSQTSSFFTHPFSLSVSVSSSQEITNRRGSTENGTPVQTPSMSRKRARASLSDISSLEDIEGLSVRQLKEILARNFVNYSGCCEKWELVEKVSKLYRESEENHRTQGEKMQLTENDDNLCRICMDAVIDCVLLECGHMVTCTKCGKRMSECPICRQYVVRAVHVFKS; translated from the exons GCAGGAGCCACATCCATGTGGGCTTCCTGCTGTGGGTTGCTGAATGAAGTCATGGGTACCGGAGCTGTCCGTGGCCAACagccaggatttgggggaggTACTGGCCCATTCAGATTTGCACCAAATACAGACTTCTCAGCATATCCATCTTCAGGAGCCAATATAGTCTGCAAAGCCTGTGggctttcattttcagtttttaggaAAAAG CATGTGTGTTGTGACTGCAAGAAGGATTTTTGCTCAGTTTGTTCAGTCTTACAAGAAAATCTCAGAAGATGCTCTACTTGTCACTTGTTACAAGAGACTGCATTTCAGCGGCCTCAGTTAATGCGATTGAAAGTCAAGGATCTGCGTCAGTATCTGATCCTTAGAAACATACCAACAGATACTTGTCGAGAAAAAGAAGACTTGGTGGATCTTGTACTCTGCCATCATGGATTAGGTTCTGAGGATACAGACACTAGTAGCTTGCATTCTTCAAGGTCACAGACTTCTAGTTTTTTTACACATCCATTTTCTCTGTCTGTATCAGTGTCGTCCTCTCAAGAAATTACAAATAGAAGAGGAAGCACAGAAAATGGAACACCTGTACAG ACCCCTAGCATGTCCAGAAAGCGAGCAAGAGCATCATTGTCTGATATTTCAAGTCTGGAAGATATTGAAGGGTTGAGTGTTCGACAGCTGAAGGAAATACTTGCTCGAAATTTTGTCAACTATTCAGGATGCTGCGAAAAATGGGAACTTGTGGAGAAAGTGAGCAAGCTGTACAGAGAGAGTGAGGAAAATCACAGGACAC AGGGAGAGAAGATGCAACTGACTGAGAATGATGATAATCTGTGTAGGATCTGCATGGATGCAGTAATTGACTGTGTTCTTCTGGAATGTGGTCACATGGTCACTTGCACAAAGTGCGGCAAAAGAATGAGTGAGTGTCCCATCTGTAGACAGTATGTTGTACGAGCAGTGCATGTATTTAAATCTTAA